CTCATATAGCGAAACTTGGCAGCATGATTGACAATTTGATCCATAGCAAGGAGTGAAAAATTGACTGTCATAATTTCAGCTATTGGTCTAAGACCTCCAATCGCCATTCCTATGGCATTTCCGACGATACTAAGCTCTGCAATAGGCGTATCGATAACCCTTTTGGGTCCATACTTTGCAAAGAGTCCTTCACTCACACGATAACTTCCACCATAGCGTCCAACATCTTCGCCTAAAATGACGACACTCTCATCTGCTGCCATCGCTTCATCAATGGCTTTGTTTAACGCATCACGATACAACATTTGTGCACTCCTTGCAGTATACATCTTCATAGAGTTCATTTAGTTCTGGCTCAGGAGAGTTTGCAGCAAACTCTATTGCCTCATTAATCTCTTGTTCAATCTTTTTATCGGTCTCATCAAAATAACTTTCTTCTACAATTCCTAAAGCAATGGCTTCTCTTTTAAGCTTTTCTATCGGATCGCGAGATTTGAAAATCTCCATCTCCTCTTCGCTGCGATACTTTCCGTTATCACTCATCGAGTGCCCCTCATAGCGATAGGTCTCTGCTTCTATAAAATATGGTCCTAAACCATTTTCAAGATACTCTTTGGCCTCCGTTACAGCTTTATACACTTCACATACATCCATGCCGTCGATTCTTTTAGCAGGCATATAGTTTTTTGCCTTTTCAAAAAGCTCTTCAAAAGGACTCACCCAGCCAATGCGAGTACCAATTGCATAGTAGTTGTTTTCACAAAAAAAGATAATAGGCAGTTTCCAGGCAGCTGCAATATTAATGCTTTCAAAAAAGGCTCCTGCATTGGTGGCACCATCACCAAAGATGGCAAAGACACCAGCTTTTTCTCCCTGGATTTTTCTTGCATAAGCGCATCCTGTAGCAATTGGCAAGTGTCCTGCTACAATCGCATCACCTCCGTAAAAACTTAGTGTTGGATCAAAAAGGTGCATCGAGCCACCTTTGCCTTTGCTCACTCCCGTTGCCTTTCCAAAAAGCTCTGCCATGATTACTTTTGGATCCATTCCTCTAGCAATCGCAAGCACATGCTCTCTATAGTGCGTAAAGACATCGCCTTTGTCAAAGGCTTGCATACTTCCAACACTGCAGGCTTCCTGCCCGATATCAAGATGCAAAAAGCCCGCAATGTTGCCTTTCATGTATTCTTGCTTTGCAGCCAGTTCAAATTCGCGACCAAGTTTCATCAGATAATAAAAGGTTTTGACTCTTGCACTATTCATGGCTAAACTCCTCCAAAGCTTCTTCAACAGGTGTCATATACATCAAAGCCGGACCTCCATGCATCAAAACCGCCTGCATAGCAGCTTCTAATATCTCTTCTTTGCTTGCACCTGCATCGATGGCACCTTTGACATGGAGCGCTATACACCACTCACACTGGGCAGCAACCGCAAGCCCCACATTAATAAGCTCTTTTTGCTTGGTAGAAAGCGCTCCCTCTTTTTCAACGCTTGTCATGAAACCAAGAAAATTTTGAATGCTCTCAGGTTGCTGCTGCTGCAGTTTACCTATGAGTCTTTTGATATCTTCTAGTTTTTGTGTCATTTTGCCCATAGCCACCTCCTTTTTGCGTTTTAACTCTATTATACTCCTATGAAATTAATTGTAAATAAATCACACTCAAAGCAGGAAGAGTGATAGTAAGGGAGTTTTCAAATCCACAGCACTGCATTGGCTTGCTTTGCAAAACTCTAACAGGATAATGATCCCATCCCAGATATTTTGAATGTTGCGAATTAAAGATCTCTTTATATTTTCCGCTCTTTGGTACAGGCAGAATGTAGTTTTCATACTGGGTATCGGCAAAGTTGCACACAACAACGATAGTCTCATCTTTTGCCACTCTTGCAAAACTCAAAACACTTCGCTCCCAATCCTTTTCATTGAGCCAGATAAACCCCTCTCTTTTTTCATCCCATCGATACAGAGCCGGAGTAGTTTTATAAAGGGTGTTGAGATCTTGCAACATCTTTTGCAACGCTTTGTGTTTTGGATCATCCAAAAGCTCCCACTGAAGCTCTCCATCAAAATCCCACTCCTTAAATTGAGCAAACTCTCCTCCCATAAAAAGAAGTTTTTTTCCTGGATGGGCTAGCATATAGCCAAAAAGAGCACGTAAATTTGCTAGTTTTTGATTGATGTCTCCTGGCATTTTGTTGATAAGCGAGCCTTTCATATGGACCACTTCATCATGGCTCAGAGGCAAAATAAAGTTTTCATCATAGGCGTACCACATGGAAAAAGTGATCTGGTTGTGGTGGTACTTGCGAAAGAGGGGATCGGTTTTGAAGTATTTAAGTGTATCATGCATCCAGCCCATATTCCACTTATATCCAAAGCCAAGCCCTCCTGCATAGACTGGCTTTGTTACTCCTGGAAATGCGGTGGATTCTTCTGCAATCATTGTAATGCCTTCAAATGTGCCGTAACAACTCTCGTTAAGTTGCTTCAAAAACGAGATCGCTTCTAAATTTTCATTGCCTCCATAGATGTTTGGCTCCCACTCTCCCTCTTTTCTTCCATAATCAAGATAGAGCATGCTTGCCACTGCATCCACACGGATCCCATCGATATGATACTTTTCAAGCCAAAAGTGAGCAGATGAAATCAAGAAGGCTCTAACTTCATTTTTTCCATAATCAAATACAGCACTTTTCCACTCAGGATGGTATCCCTTTTTTGGATCTTCATACTCATACAGAGCCGTTCCATCAAAAGCGATGAGTCCATGCCCATCTGTAACAAAGTGAGACGGCACCCAATCCAGTATGACACCAATTCCATGAGAGTGCATAATATCCACAAACTCCATAAACTCTTGCGGTGTTCCATATCTAGCCGTTGGAGCGTAGTAACCGCTTACCTGATAGCCCCAGGACCCCTTGAAAGGATATTCGGTAATGGGCAGTAACTCTACATGGGTATATCCCAACTTGACTAGGTACTGGGCTAATTCTTTTGCAGCTTCCGTGTAGCTTAGATAACTTCCATCATCTCTTCTTCTCCACGATCCCAAATGCACCTCATAGATATTCATAGGTGATTCATGGATGTTTGTTTTGGCTCTTCTTTGCATCCACTGGCTATCTTTCCAGCCATATCCTTGTAAAGACCAGATCCTTGAAGCCGATTTTGGAGGTTTTTCTGCATGGAATGCATAGGGATCCGCTTTGAGCAAGGTCGTATCGTATGGGGTGATGATATGGTATTTGTAGGTTTGACCTATTTTTGCATCAGTGCTAAACCCTTCCCATATTCCGCTTCCATCTTCTCTTTTTTTAAGAGGATGCGCAGTTGCGTTGTAACCGTTAAAATCCCCCACAACGCTTACATATTTTGCATGAGGCGCCCATACTGCAAAATAGACCCCAGTTTCTCCTTGATATTGCATAATATGAGCACCAAATTTTTCATACAGTTTCGTATGGGTTCCCTCTTTGAAGAGATATATATCAAAATCGCTAAAACGCGTTACATCATGGCAGATCATCGTTTTGTCTCCAGTGCCAGTTCATAGACTCTTTCATACTCTTTAGCGCTTCTTTGCCAGTCAAACCGCTTGCTCATAGCGGTATGGATCATTGTATTTACTCCCTCTTTGTCATGCATCCACGTATCGACTGCCCAGCGAACAGTTCCAATGAGAGCCTCTTTGGTCGCATCGTAAAATTTAAAACCATCTCCCGTTTTTGTGTGGGGTTCATAGTTTTGGATCGTATCATCAAGTCCACCGACAGCACGGACGATGGGGAGTGTTCCATAACGCAATGAATAGATCTGATTGAGTCCACATGGCTCAAAAAGACTTGGCATCAAAAAGAGATCGCTTCCGGCTTCAATCTTGTGGGCAAATTCATTTGAATAGCCTATAAAACAACCTACATTTTCATATTTGTTTGCAATATCTTGAAAAAATCCTTCCGCCCATTTCTCTCCGCTGCCCAAAAAGACCATCTGCAAAGGCAGATGTACCAACTCATGCATGGCTGCAGCTATCAGCTCTATTCCTTTTTGCTGGGCAAATCGTCCTACAAAACCAATAAGTGGAATATCATCTTTTTGGGCAAGATTAAAGCTTTTTTGAAGATCTATCTTGCATACTTTTTTGCCACTTAGATCATCGATATCGTAGTTTTTGGCAATGTATGGGTCCATTTTTGGATTCCACTCATCGTAATCAACGCCATTTAAAATCCCAAAAAGCTTGTAGGCGTGGGCTTTGATATGCTCTTGCAGACCAAAACCAAACTCAGGTGTTTGGATCTCTAGGGCATATTTTGGACTTACTGTTGTGATTTTGTCTGCATGATAGATTGCGCCCTTCATGAGATTGAGCGCTCCAAGTGCTTCCATTTCATACATATTGAAGTGCTCCCAGCCGATTCCCAGATATTCAAAGGCACTTTTGGCAAAGACGCCTTGATGTTGGAGATTGTGTATCGTAAAAACAGAAGCGGTTTTTTGAAAGAATGGATCATTTCGCAAAACAGTATTGAGAAAGATTGGCTGGGCTGCGGTGTGCCAGTCATTCGCATGGACAATGTCTGGTTTAAAATCCAAAGCTCTTGCAAGCTCCAGTACCGCTTTGGAAAAGAATATAAAGCGTGCATCGTTGTCTGGATAGGAGTAGCCGTTGTCATCTGTGTAGAGATTTTTTCTTCCAAAAAAGATTTCATAATCGATAAAATAGACCTCAACGCCTTCATAGAGAGTCCTGTATGCACTGCACCATAACGTCCCAAGCGGTCCCATATCTACACCTATATTGCCTATGACAAACTCCAAATTGTTTTTATTAATCATATAGTATCGCGGCAGGACAACTTTAACGTTGTGTCCTAACTTTTTAAGGTGTTTTGGCAAAGCTGCAGCCACATCTGCAAGTCCACCAGTTTTTGCAAATGGTGTCATTTCTGAGGCACAAAAGAGTATGTTTCGTTTCATGGCAGCCTTTCAAGTAGAATTTTTATCCCCTCTAGTGAGGCGTCTTCTAGTTGCGTGAGTCTGATTTGAGCCTCTTTTAATGTGAAGGGTGGGGCATATTGAGCAATCTTTTGCTGGATATAATCAATTATACCCGGATTATGTTTGATAACACCTCCACCCAACACTAAAATAGACGGATTGAAAAGCGTAAGAGCTGTAGCAGCGGCATAGAGTAGGGCTTCGGTATAGAGGTTGTAAAGCTTTTCATTTTTTAAGGATGCTTCTATTTTAAGATAGTCTGCCCATTTTTGCAAGCCACTGCCTGATGCAAAAAGCTCGATGCAGTTATCTTTCCCGCAGCCACAACGAAAAGGAGCCTTTTTGTAAGGAATATGTCCAATCTCTCCAGCAAGGTTTTTGTAACCTCGAACAAGTTTGCCCTGGTCAATTGTAGCACTTCCAAGACCTGTACCAGAATAGAGTGCCGTAATAGAGGAGGTATTAAAAAACTTCGCTTCAGCCAAGACAGCACACTTGAGGTCATTTTCAATAATGTAAGGGATTCCAAATTTTTGGGGCTCAATTGTGGCATGAATGTTGGGTGCAGAGAGGATTTTGTTGTTACAAACCTGTCCGGCATAGGAGATACCAACTGCTGTAATTCTTTTTTCATTGATCAGATCTTCGATAAATCTTTGTAAATCAATATTATGCAGCTGCTTTTTGCCTTTTTCTCTATCTATTATTTCCCATCTGATGTATGTACCCCCTATATCAAGAGCCAGTTTCATACCATCTCCTAAGGAGTTGTGCCGCCATCTCCGGAACTACTGGATTGATCATCGATCTAGTTGCCAACTCGAATCCGGCGATTGTGTAAATTCTGGGTGTTATGCGAATATAAAAACGAAAAATATTGTTTACTTCATGAAAAAAGGAGCTGTTTTCAAAGTTTTCATTGAGTGGTGGTAAATAAAAAAGTAAATTAAAAGGAAAATCTCCAAGCTCCTTTGATAAAGCATAAAAAAGTGAGCGAATATGCTCTGCCAACTCTTGCAGCTGGATTTTTGAACACTCCCCAAATCCCATATTTTTTGCGATGATAGCTGTTTCAAAAGCAAAAGAGGAGGCATACGGAGTATAGGTAAAAAAGTGTTCACTCTCAAAGAGGTTTCTTTGTGAATTTGATTCAAAATGTACAATATCTTCATGCAAGGATCTGCCATGATTGTGGAAATAGCGTTGACAATGCTCAAATAAATAGAGTTGCTCTTTTGTCATTAGAGGAAGAGCAATAATTTGCGTATGAGGGTGGGGTTGTGTAGCACCAGCATTGCGTCCATGGTTTTTAAATATCTGCAATGAGATGAGCTTTTTATCATTGCGAAGATCACGATAGCGTTGCTGGAGTGTATAGAGCCACCAAAATATCTCTTCTTGACTCATATTCTGTATTTTTACTGTATGCTTGGGTGTATCAATAACTATCTCATGTGCCCCATATCCGCCCCACATCTCGTTAAGACCATCTCTATTTGAGATGAAGGGAGTTTCTATCTGCAGGGCTTTATAAAGATTTGGAATCACTCTCGTTTGCCATGTGCTGTTGTTTTTGATTGAAAAGATCTCTTGAGGAGTTAACTCTTCGTTGCCAGGACAAAAGGGGCATTTTTGTATAGAAAATGTATCTGCACATTGCTGTGGGATAGGTCTGTGAAGGCGCTCTGGGGCAATGACTATATATTCATTATGCAAAAGATCATATCTTATTTCAGACATAATTTGAGATCCCAAGTAAAAGATTTTGTAAAAGGTAAAGCAAAAGCGATACTTATCCCTTGTTGCGTTAGTTCAAAACCTTCTTCATTTTGTGATACTGTTGATAGAGGAACGACAAAGATTTTTGTCTCTTGATTCGATAAAAAAGAGAGCGTTTTTTTCGTAAATGGATCGATAATCTCAAGCTTTTTTGCAAAAAACTCCATTTTGTCACAGCAATATTTTGCATTAATAAGCAGACTCTCATAGTGGGCAAAATGGAGATTCCACTCATTGACATACAAAAGCTCATTTTCGTATGTGGATTGGAAATCTATAGAAAGCTCGAGAGAATTTTTATCGATGGTATAGTTCTTTTGCATCATTGCTGGATATTTTTGATCAAGATAGAGACCACCTTGGCGCTCAAATGTTAGAGGCTTTTGCAGTTTAAATGGCTGATTTGCAAAATCGCCATACTCCTTGTAGCTGTTTTGGAAAAATGTTTGGGCATTGAAGGAGGCGTCACTGAAGTGATCGATACAGGAGTTTTTTGTATACCAGTCAAAAAAGAGATTTTTTTTGACCTCTTCACTTATCTTTGGAGCCATTTCATGGATTGTAGTGATCCCTTTTTCATCTTTTTGCTCAAGTGGATGGAAAATCTTTTCATGATAGGCTTCAAATCTTCTTGTGAGGGTATTTTGCAAATTGAAGCAAGAGTGCAGATCTAAAATCTCAATAATTTGCCCTCCCTGTTTTTCATAGAGTCTCCAGACAAGATTATCTTTTTTAATTTCAACCTCTTTGTATCCGTCAAAATCTTTATCTGCTATTTCTATTCTATCCTCTATATTTTGCTCACACTGAGATACAAAGCGATAGGCATTGTCTCTTAAGTTTGGCAGATAGAGCCCTCCAAATATGCCATGCCAGTAGACATCATTTGTCTGGAGTTTATAGAGGGCTTCGCTTTTTTGTCTTTTTGCAAGATCAAGCATACGTTTATGGAGCCTATTGGACTCTTCATATTTGACAAAAAAGTTTCTCCAGATGCCTCCACGAATAAACTTGATGCCAATATTTTCAAAATACTCTTTGCCAACTCTGTTTTTGAGTTTTTCAAGTTCGAGAGTATCTTTTGCCCTGAGGCTCCACTCACCCATCTCGTAGTAAGAGACATTTGCGAGATATGCGAGCCCTTTTGGATTTTGCGCTTGTGCAAAATGTTTCGTCGCAATTTCACTCTCTATGATCTTTTTGATGAAAGATTCGAGCCAGCCTTTTTCATAAACCCACTCATAGGTATTTGGCCAAAGACCAAACTTCTCAGCATCATCAAAAATAATTGCATTTTCATAAGAGCTTATGGCTTGCAATGCATCATCTACCAGATAAAATGGAATTGCATAGCGCAGTTTTTTTGCAATAGGAAAGAGGGCAAAGCTATTTCCGCTCTCTTCACTCAAAAAAAATCCATCAAGCTCCTCATAATCAAATCCACTGGCAAGAAAGTGATAATCATCCACCGCCACATACTCAATTCCACACTCTTGGAAATCCAAGGCAACTGAGCTCTCCCATACTCGCTCGGTCAGCCATAGTCCCTTTGGCTTTTTGTCAAAATAGTGCTCAATATAGCTACTGAGTTTTTGGATTTGTGCTATACGATCCTCTCTTGGAATACTTGCAAGTACCGGTTCATAAAAGCCACCACTGAAAAACTCGATACTTCCTTGCTCATTTAGATAGCAAATATCTTCAAAGACATCACTGTATTTTGTGCGTAGCTGCTCAAAGAGCCAACCACTGCAGTGTAGAGCGAAGCGAAATTGGGGATATTTTTTTAATGTTTGAAAAAGAGGTCTATAGCATTGCTTCACTGCATTCTCTACAGCCTCATGGAGATTATCTACTGGCTGGTGCATATGTAGACCAAAATAGAGCTGACTCATGTAAGCACCTTATACAAACCAGTTTTTAGAGTAGTCATTATCAATCCTTATAAATAGTCTTGTCGTTGATGGAATAATCTGTAGCAGTCTCGTATCTTTATAAACTTCTATACGTACTTCAAAATATTTTTTGTTGCAGCTGTTTTTGTCTATCTCAATCTCTGCAATAGAAACTGTTGCCCTTCTTTTTATAGCTACTTCATCCTCATCAAAAAAGATGCGAAAATCTAAACTCTTTATATCTTTGGCATCTATTCTAAAAAAGAGAGATTTCTCATTTTCACCCCAAAAGAGCTTCTGAACCGTAAAGCTACTTTGCATAGTCGAAGAGACCCTCTCATCTAGATATCCACTTCCAAGCCATTCAAAAAATGATGTAACTTTGCCATCAATAATTGGATAGATATATCCTTTTGGTTCATTGAGGAAAGCTTGTATCGTATGTGATCCTACGATAGGTATCGTAATATCAGTTGGAGGTACGATACCAAGATGCTTGTAGATAGCTATGAGATGATTTCTATATATTGCATCAAACTCTAGTGCGAACTCTGTATAGTGGCCATATCCATACCACCAAAACCAGTCAGAAGCTTCTGCAAGCAAAAAGTGCTGCTGGATAAATGGATCTTGCGAGTGATGGAGAGTGTCTCTTTTTGTTTGAAAAAGAAGCTCCCAAGCTCTGTTTTTCTCTTCATCTCCGATCCAAGTATCAAAATTGCCATAGATCCATGAGCCAGGTGAGAGTCTATCGAGCGTTTTAGATGTTAAGGAGGTAGCTTCATCGAAAGTGATTGTGCTTTTGTTCTCAAGCATTTCATAAAAGGCATTGAGAAACTCCCAGCCGTTTTTGGGATAGTGTTCCCAGGCATTTTCCCCATCTAAAATAACAAAGATTGTTCCTTTTTCAGGTAGCCTTTGTGCAAAATCTTTGACTGCCCCTTGGGCTGGGAAGTTTTTGTAAACAAATCCTATGAGATCGCTGAGTTCATGGTCACGAAAGAAAATTTTGATTCCATTAAAAGAGTAGGGGGAGTATTTGTCACTGCCGCCGCTTTTTTGCAAAATCATTTCATCGGTTGCTATCCACTCAATCCCTTCTTGTTTATAGAGTGCTACGCTTTTTTCATCTACTGCACCTTCAGCCGGCCAAAAACCTCGAGGCTCTTTACCAAAAATATCTTTATAGATCTCTTTTGCTTTTTGGATATGAAGGAGGGCATCCTCTTTTAGGCTTAGTGGCTTTTGTGGCAGTGTAATAGATGGATTTGCCTCTTTTGCTACATTGATATCAAGAAGCAGTGGTAAGATTGGATGGGAGTAGGGGGTAGTTGCAACAGAGATTTTTCCTGCATCTTGCAACGATTTATAAAGAGGCAGTATAGAAGGTAAAAAAGCAAAGAGAGTCTGCAAGAGACGTTCTTTTTCAATTTGTGTAAATGAATCTTTTTGTAGAAGTGACTGGATAAAAGGATCACTGTTTCTTAAATAGTTGCCACACCAGCTTAAAAGAAAAAAGACCTCTAGATCATTGAGCTCTTCGTTATTCAGCCTCTTTTTTTCAAATAATGAAAAGAAGCGATTATGTAAACCGTAAGCCATCGTTTTTGGATGGAGTGTGTAGCACAATTTTTGGATAGCTTCTCTCTCCTCTTGACTCACTTGCTCTGTTTTTTTGCGGAGAAGTTGTAGCATTCTATCGCAGCTAGGCCCTCTGTTTATGTACTCTTGTAATTGCTCAATGAGAATTGGAGTGAGATTAAAACTTACCTTCACATTATATTGTGAAGCAATATATGGCATATCGTAGTAATCTTTTATTGCATGCAAAAAGACCCAAGGGAGAATAAATTCTCCTTTTTCGTTCCTATAATCTGGTTGGTGCATATGCCATAGAAGTGCTATATTCACTCGTTCAACCACTCTTGTATGAGATTTGCATAACTGTCATGCAGTTTTTTACCTTGCTCTTCGTTGTTTGCTTGAATGAAGAGATTGAGATCTTCAGTGTATTGATCAGGAATCATCAAAATCCAGTCTGTATCGTTCTCCCAAATTTTAACCCCATCAAGCGTTGAATGGGGTTTGTCGTGTGCATATTCAATAAACTTTCTCATCATTTTGCCCTTTTTATGTTGAGGGCAAGGGATTTTACACCGTTTATAGAAAAAGTGTTTGACCTCTTTTTCTATTTGTGAGAGTAAAATGTTATGACGGCTAAGAAGTTCCATGATTTTAAGGGTTGCATAGATTCCATCTCTATGGTATGCAAACTCTGTAAAAGCAAAGTTTCCATCTACAGTGGCTATCAAGTCATACTGCTTAAAATCTTCTCGTTTGAAATTGAGATATTTTCCTCTATCAATTTCTAGATGTTTAAAATCACTGTCCATCATATCTGGCGCCCATGATGGTAAGAATACTCTATATTTCTTTCCATTTGTTGCTGCATCGATATCCATGAGTCTCAGAACTGCTATGAGTGCATCAACTCGGTCTAAAATCTCTCCATCATCACTAATAAGTGTCAATCTTTGCCCATGAGGATAGATGAGCACACCTAGTTGAAATTCAAGAGCAGTTACTATCTTGGCAACTTCATGTTGCGACTCTTTTATGTAATGAGTAATATTTTCTAGCTTTAATCTATCATAATAGGCGTTGAGTAAAATATTTTCAATTTGCAGCTCTGAAAGAATTCGAGGAAATATCTCCTTTGTAATACCGTACATGAGATCTATTACTACTTGAAAATTACTGCCTCGAATTATTTTGTGATCGATAAGCTCTTTGATCTTTTCCAAATAGTTTGCACATGCATTTTTGTGCAAAGATGCTTCATCATTGAGGCTTCCCATCTCTTTATAATCAACTTTGCGAAAATCTTGCTTGAAGTAGTTTTTCTCAACTTTTTTGGCTGTTTCGGTATTGAGTCTATGCCCTTCGCTGGTATACAGAAGTATCTCTACACTTGTAGGATCTTGAATACTCTTGCGAAAATATGCACCAGCATTAATATTATCATTTTTTTGTATGTAGTGTCTAAGAACTGAAGCTGGAATTACTTGCAGATCTTCAATGTTTACACCTGTTGCAAGAACACCTCCATCAAAGGAGCGCTTTAGCATTCTTGAAGAGTCTTCAAAATCTCGACCTATAGCAATTGTGCTTCCTTCTGGCAGCAAAGATGCAAATGCCTCAGCAATTCTGCACGACATCTCACAATCGATCTCAATATTTGCTTTACCTCGAATAACACCTTCTTGGAAAATAGCGTTTTTATACTTCGTACCCCAGACAACATTGTTCGTAACGATGGCTGCCGGCTCAATCTCTTTATTTGGCCACACAGTCACATCTTGATCAAAGGTAACAAACTTGCCAACATGGCACCCTTCAGCAAGAATTACGCCTGCTTTTGCCGTAACCATATCTTCAATGATGTTATCGTTACAAATGACTGCATTATCAAAGACGCACTTTTTTCCTATAGTAATGTCGTGCCAAAGGATGGAGTTTCTGAGTTTACACTCTTCACCAATTGTGACATTATCTCCAATTGTTACATTGTGGAGTCTACTGTTTTTGCCAATTTTTACATTATTACCTATGACAACGGTATCGATGATCTCAACGCTTTTATCAATTTCACTGTTGCCTTGAAGATAGAGAGTTCCTTCGGGATACTCAATTACTTTACCTGGAATATCAAAATGCACT
The Nitratiruptor tergarcus DSM 16512 genome window above contains:
- a CDS encoding carboxymuconolactone decarboxylase family protein, with protein sequence MGKMTQKLEDIKRLIGKLQQQQPESIQNFLGFMTSVEKEGALSTKQKELINVGLAVAAQCEWCIALHVKGAIDAGASKEEILEAAMQAVLMHGGPALMYMTPVEEALEEFSHE
- the glgB gene encoding 1,4-alpha-glucan branching protein GlgB, encoding MICHDVTRFSDFDIYLFKEGTHTKLYEKFGAHIMQYQGETGVYFAVWAPHAKYVSVVGDFNGYNATAHPLKKREDGSGIWEGFSTDAKIGQTYKYHIITPYDTTLLKADPYAFHAEKPPKSASRIWSLQGYGWKDSQWMQRRAKTNIHESPMNIYEVHLGSWRRRDDGSYLSYTEAAKELAQYLVKLGYTHVELLPITEYPFKGSWGYQVSGYYAPTARYGTPQEFMEFVDIMHSHGIGVILDWVPSHFVTDGHGLIAFDGTALYEYEDPKKGYHPEWKSAVFDYGKNEVRAFLISSAHFWLEKYHIDGIRVDAVASMLYLDYGRKEGEWEPNIYGGNENLEAISFLKQLNESCYGTFEGITMIAEESTAFPGVTKPVYAGGLGFGYKWNMGWMHDTLKYFKTDPLFRKYHHNQITFSMWYAYDENFILPLSHDEVVHMKGSLINKMPGDINQKLANLRALFGYMLAHPGKKLLFMGGEFAQFKEWDFDGELQWELLDDPKHKALQKMLQDLNTLYKTTPALYRWDEKREGFIWLNEKDWERSVLSFARVAKDETIVVVCNFADTQYENYILPVPKSGKYKEIFNSQHSKYLGWDHYPVRVLQSKPMQCCGFENSLTITLPALSVIYLQLIS
- a CDS encoding ROK family protein; this translates as MKLALDIGGTYIRWEIIDREKGKKQLHNIDLQRFIEDLINEKRITAVGISYAGQVCNNKILSAPNIHATIEPQKFGIPYIIENDLKCAVLAEAKFFNTSSITALYSGTGLGSATIDQGKLVRGYKNLAGEIGHIPYKKAPFRCGCGKDNCIELFASGSGLQKWADYLKIEASLKNEKLYNLYTEALLYAAATALTLFNPSILVLGGGVIKHNPGIIDYIQQKIAQYAPPFTLKEAQIRLTQLEDASLEGIKILLERLP
- a CDS encoding alpha-amylase/4-alpha-glucanotransferase domain-containing protein encodes the protein MSQLYFGLHMHQPVDNLHEAVENAVKQCYRPLFQTLKKYPQFRFALHCSGWLFEQLRTKYSDVFEDICYLNEQGSIEFFSGGFYEPVLASIPREDRIAQIQKLSSYIEHYFDKKPKGLWLTERVWESSVALDFQECGIEYVAVDDYHFLASGFDYEELDGFFLSEESGNSFALFPIAKKLRYAIPFYLVDDALQAISSYENAIIFDDAEKFGLWPNTYEWVYEKGWLESFIKKIIESEIATKHFAQAQNPKGLAYLANVSYYEMGEWSLRAKDTLELEKLKNRVGKEYFENIGIKFIRGGIWRNFFVKYEESNRLHKRMLDLAKRQKSEALYKLQTNDVYWHGIFGGLYLPNLRDNAYRFVSQCEQNIEDRIEIADKDFDGYKEVEIKKDNLVWRLYEKQGGQIIEILDLHSCFNLQNTLTRRFEAYHEKIFHPLEQKDEKGITTIHEMAPKISEEVKKNLFFDWYTKNSCIDHFSDASFNAQTFFQNSYKEYGDFANQPFKLQKPLTFERQGGLYLDQKYPAMMQKNYTIDKNSLELSIDFQSTYENELLYVNEWNLHFAHYESLLINAKYCCDKMEFFAKKLEIIDPFTKKTLSFLSNQETKIFVVPLSTVSQNEEGFELTQQGISIAFALPFTKSFTWDLKLCLK
- a CDS encoding galactose-1-phosphate uridylyltransferase, whose protein sequence is MSEIRYDLLHNEYIVIAPERLHRPIPQQCADTFSIQKCPFCPGNEELTPQEIFSIKNNSTWQTRVIPNLYKALQIETPFISNRDGLNEMWGGYGAHEIVIDTPKHTVKIQNMSQEEIFWWLYTLQQRYRDLRNDKKLISLQIFKNHGRNAGATQPHPHTQIIALPLMTKEQLYLFEHCQRYFHNHGRSLHEDIVHFESNSQRNLFESEHFFTYTPYASSFAFETAIIAKNMGFGECSKIQLQELAEHIRSLFYALSKELGDFPFNLLFYLPPLNENFENSSFFHEVNNIFRFYIRITPRIYTIAGFELATRSMINPVVPEMAAQLLRRWYETGS
- a CDS encoding thiamine pyrophosphate-dependent dehydrogenase E1 component subunit alpha, which produces MNSARVKTFYYLMKLGREFELAAKQEYMKGNIAGFLHLDIGQEACSVGSMQAFDKGDVFTHYREHVLAIARGMDPKVIMAELFGKATGVSKGKGGSMHLFDPTLSFYGGDAIVAGHLPIATGCAYARKIQGEKAGVFAIFGDGATNAGAFFESINIAAAWKLPIIFFCENNYYAIGTRIGWVSPFEELFEKAKNYMPAKRIDGMDVCEVYKAVTEAKEYLENGLGPYFIEAETYRYEGHSMSDNGKYRSEEEMEIFKSRDPIEKLKREAIALGIVEESYFDETDKKIEQEINEAIEFAANSPEPELNELYEDVYCKECTNVVS
- the glgA gene encoding glycogen synthase GlgA, with product MKRNILFCASEMTPFAKTGGLADVAAALPKHLKKLGHNVKVVLPRYYMINKNNLEFVIGNIGVDMGPLGTLWCSAYRTLYEGVEVYFIDYEIFFGRKNLYTDDNGYSYPDNDARFIFFSKAVLELARALDFKPDIVHANDWHTAAQPIFLNTVLRNDPFFQKTASVFTIHNLQHQGVFAKSAFEYLGIGWEHFNMYEMEALGALNLMKGAIYHADKITTVSPKYALEIQTPEFGFGLQEHIKAHAYKLFGILNGVDYDEWNPKMDPYIAKNYDIDDLSGKKVCKIDLQKSFNLAQKDDIPLIGFVGRFAQQKGIELIAAAMHELVHLPLQMVFLGSGEKWAEGFFQDIANKYENVGCFIGYSNEFAHKIEAGSDLFLMPSLFEPCGLNQIYSLRYGTLPIVRAVGGLDDTIQNYEPHTKTGDGFKFYDATKEALIGTVRWAVDTWMHDKEGVNTMIHTAMSKRFDWQRSAKEYERVYELALETKR